The genomic stretch ACCGAGAGCCTAGGGGGTAGAATCAGGTCCAGCGACTGTCTGGGGCTCACGTCCGGAGTGGAGAGAGGAGTCACGTCTGTCACTGTGTCCTCAGACTCCGACgtcttcgctctctctctctgattggcCGAGCCTGGACGAAGGGGATGAGCCCGTCTGCGTGGGGATGTGGTGGCCTTCTGTGCACGAGTGCGTCTTCTCCCACTCTCATCCAATGAGCTTCCCCGTTCGGATGAAGAAGATGACGAGCGACTGCAGCTACGATTCTGGATCTTTGCAGACTCTTTGGAGGTTCCCGAAGGCGGAGATTCTGGACGGCCCTCCCTcatctcctcctctctttcctcAGCCGACGAATCAGAAAGCGGTTCAGCAGACGAGTAGGAAGGCTCGCTACATGACTcagactctgattggctgctgtgtctgaattcCGACCTATCAGAGGAGGGTAGATGTGAGGACTCTAGAGTTCCAgactcctcctctgttccttcTTTCAGAGCAGCATTCTCAGAATGATCTCCTCTTCCTTCTTTCGTGGAGACAGAATTAACCTCGGACTTCTCTGTCTCCACGCTGTGTATCTGAAGACTGGAAAAACCTTCCTCTAACCTTTCTCCTTTCAGAAcagctgcctctctctctctcaaatcaCTCTCCACCACCTCGACTGTGCTCTCCTTCTGCAAAAGTTTGATTCCGCTTGGGTTCTTCACAGGGTTCTCCTCCTGCTCTTTCGGTTCTTGGACTGTTTTTCCAgtctcagtgtcactgtcaaAGAAGGAGTGGTCCACTTCACCCTCCAGCtcttttggactgaacatggctacATCCACCTTTTCCATGGACCTTCACACAACACTGACtatagagaaaagagagagaaagagagctcaGTTATTCTAcatctttgtagttctacaattacagactgttgtccatctgttgcttt from Hoplias malabaricus isolate fHopMal1 chromosome 2, fHopMal1.hap1, whole genome shotgun sequence encodes the following:
- the cfap97 gene encoding cilia- and flagella-associated protein 97 isoform X2, with product MEKVDVAMFSPKELEGEVDHSFFDSDTETGKTVQEPKEQEENPVKNPSGIKLLQKESTVEVVESDLREREAAVLKGERLEEGFSSLQIHSVETEKSEVNSVSTKEGRGDHSENAALKEGTEEESGTLESSHLPSSDRSEFRHSSQSESESCSEPSYSSAEPLSDSSAEEREEEMREGRPESPPSGTSKESAKIQNRSCSRSSSSSSERGSSLDESGRRRTRAQKATTSPRRRAHPLRPGSANQRERAKTSESEDTVTDVTPLSTPDVSPRQSLDLILPPRLSVTVSEKQQQDVAVEVPATEVDAGRRRRTSSTDGEERSGMDSVLVLSSPSSASISSCSSRRQKNFTFTDDEVRRIERENQRLLRELSRSSARCRGSAHISTARRSTPPTARYYHSALNRQREQQRIQRENLAFLKRLESVKPTPGMTRKEQLTDYQRQCGYLGIPAPVSRPSTGRGSRPSSTNSPHRSRPETAKPSRTTAPRPAWS
- the cfap97 gene encoding cilia- and flagella-associated protein 97 isoform X1, with protein sequence MEKVDVAMFSPKELEGEVDHSFFDSDTETGKTVQEPKEQEENPVKNPSGIKLLQKESTVEVVESDLREREAAVLKGERLEEGFSSLQIHSVETEKSEVNSVSTKEGRGDHSENAALKEGTEEESGTLESSHLPSSDRSEFRHSSQSESESCSEPSYSSAEPLSDSSAEEREEEMREGRPESPPSGTSKESAKIQNRSCSRSSSSSSERGSSLDESGRRRTRAQKATTSPRRRAHPLRPGSANQRERAKTSESEDTVTDVTPLSTPDVSPRQSLDLILPPRLSVTVSEKQQQDVAVEVPATEVDAGRRRRTSSTDGEERSGMDSVLVLSSPSSASISSCSSRRQKNFTFTDDEVRRIERENQRLLRELSRSSARCRGSAHISTARRSTPPTARYYHSALNRQREQQRIQRENLGRGGSRAYLESSGARREYTLEGTPVLHRATQTHTHSLTHSLSSRQSTYQRVFLDCGRKLEDPEETHADTGRTHQLQTVTRSGNQTHNLQAPGAV